The Candidatus Nanohalovita haloferacivicina genome has a window encoding:
- a CDS encoding 60S ribosomal export protein NMD3, which translates to MELSKFCPRCGEETKALYGDGKKLCADCYTDKHDLLEVPDKVEIVVCSVCGRMKHRGQWIEAYTVQDQLAEKFSDFSEEDVEMQLQFWEEEDQMYVRVHAEKGPMKDSYDTQVVFKNHQCKDCSKFQGGFYKAKIQLRGDAELEPISNDIVDKAAELTNETRKDFLANVEKNKHGIDFFLSTEPMNKKILSMLRDRYDPEIKRSYELVGEENGERVYRNVVSVRID; encoded by the coding sequence ATGGAACTATCAAAATTCTGCCCAAGATGCGGCGAAGAAACAAAGGCCCTCTACGGAGACGGGAAAAAGCTGTGCGCAGACTGCTACACAGACAAACACGATCTCCTGGAAGTCCCTGACAAAGTAGAAATCGTGGTCTGCAGTGTATGCGGAAGAATGAAACACAGAGGCCAGTGGATCGAGGCCTACACAGTACAGGACCAGCTAGCGGAAAAATTCTCCGACTTCTCAGAAGAAGACGTGGAGATGCAGCTACAGTTCTGGGAGGAAGAAGATCAGATGTATGTCAGAGTACACGCCGAAAAAGGCCCTATGAAGGACTCATATGACACACAGGTGGTCTTCAAAAACCATCAGTGTAAGGACTGCTCAAAATTCCAGGGAGGATTCTACAAGGCCAAAATACAGCTCAGAGGAGATGCCGAACTAGAACCTATATCAAATGATATTGTCGATAAGGCCGCAGAACTGACGAATGAGACCAGAAAAGACTTTCTGGCCAACGTAGAGAAAAACAAACACGGCATCGACTTCTTCCTGTCAACAGAGCCAATGAACAAGAAGATTCTATCAATGCTGAGAGACAGATACGACCCGGAGATAAAGAGAAGCTACGAACTTGTAGGAGAGGAAAACGGGGAAAGAGTATACAGAAACGTAGTGTCGGTAAGAATTGACTGA